The Methanothrix soehngenii GP6 genome has a window encoding:
- the carB gene encoding carbamoyl-phosphate synthase large subunit, with amino-acid sequence MPKREDINKIMIIGSGPIVIGQACEFDYSGTQACKALKALGYKIVLVNSNPATIMTDPGMADATYIEPLNVERLAQIIEKERPDALLPNLGGQNGLNLSLELARAGILDKFNVMVIGVKLDAIERGEDRIIFKETMNSLGIEVPKSTAIYTVEDAEKVALDLGYPVVVRPAYTMGGTGGGLVYNAEELRTVVSRGIAASLIGQVLIEESVAGWEELELEVVRDSKNHMITVCFIENVDAMGVHTGDSFCTAPMLTISQELQDKLQDYSYRIVEAIKVIGGTNIQFAHDPKTGRVVVIEINPRTSRSSALASKATGFPIALISAKLASGLTMDEIPYWKEGTLEKYTPSGDYVVVKFPRWAFEKFRGSKDVLGTQMKAVGEAMSIGKSYKEAFQKAIRSLENSRYGLGFARDYNSRSPEELMMLLKETSSERQFILYEAIRKGADIQKLYQLTHIKPWFLQQMKELVQLEEEILAYKGKPLVDLPDELLSQAKKDGFADRYLSKLLAVPEAEIRARRKSLGIVQGWEPVPVSGVENAFYYYSTYNAPDRTPSSSRRKVMVLGGGPNRIGQGIEFDYCCVHAAFALRDMGIETIMVNCNPETVSTDYDTSDKLYFEPLTVEDVLSIYEKEKPEGVIVQFGGQTPLNISRELEDAGVKILGTSVDAIDLAEDRDRFRMMMEELDIPMPESGMASNLDQALEVAKRIGYPLMVRPSYVLGGRGMEVIYDEEMLERYVAAAVDVTPERPILIDRFLENALETEADALSDGKEAFVPAVMEHIEQAGIHSGDSACVIPPVSISGEHLQTIEEYTRKIAQKLHVVGLMNMQYAISHDVVYVLEANPRASRTVPLVSKVCNVSMARIATQMMMNKRMDELGLKKRNIPHYGVKESVFPFNMFPEVDPLLGPEMRSTGEVLGLADSFGMAFYKAEEAAKPSLPQEGTVMITVAAKDRSMELVEVAREFQKLGFRIMATSGTRAVLKENGIPSEMIKKIYEGRPNIDDAIKNKEIQLVINTPIGKASQYDDSYIRKAAIKYKVPYITTIAAASAAAKGISASRAGHSAAKSLQEYHSDIK; translated from the coding sequence ATGCCGAAGCGTGAAGATATAAACAAGATCATGATCATCGGGTCTGGCCCTATCGTAATCGGGCAGGCCTGCGAATTCGATTACTCTGGCACCCAGGCCTGCAAAGCGCTCAAGGCCCTGGGATACAAAATAGTCCTTGTCAACTCCAATCCGGCCACCATTATGACCGATCCGGGCATGGCAGATGCCACCTATATCGAGCCACTCAATGTCGAGAGGCTGGCCCAGATCATCGAAAAGGAGCGGCCTGATGCCCTGCTACCGAACCTGGGCGGGCAGAACGGCCTCAACCTGAGCCTTGAGCTCGCCCGCGCAGGCATCCTGGACAAGTTCAATGTTATGGTCATAGGGGTGAAGCTGGATGCCATTGAGCGGGGGGAAGACAGGATCATCTTCAAGGAGACTATGAACTCCCTGGGGATCGAGGTACCCAAGAGCACCGCGATCTATACGGTGGAGGACGCAGAAAAGGTAGCCCTGGATCTCGGCTACCCGGTGGTCGTCCGGCCGGCCTACACCATGGGGGGAACAGGAGGCGGTCTGGTCTATAACGCCGAAGAGCTGAGGACCGTGGTCAGCCGGGGAATTGCCGCCAGCCTGATCGGCCAGGTGCTCATCGAGGAGTCGGTCGCAGGATGGGAGGAGCTGGAGCTGGAGGTGGTCAGGGATTCCAAGAATCATATGATCACCGTCTGCTTCATAGAGAACGTGGACGCCATGGGAGTTCATACCGGCGATTCCTTCTGTACCGCCCCCATGCTAACCATATCCCAGGAGCTTCAGGATAAGCTGCAGGACTACTCCTACCGGATCGTTGAGGCCATCAAGGTCATCGGCGGGACCAATATCCAGTTCGCCCACGATCCGAAAACCGGAAGGGTGGTGGTTATAGAGATCAATCCAAGGACATCCCGCTCATCCGCCCTCGCCTCCAAGGCCACCGGCTTTCCCATCGCCTTGATCTCGGCAAAGCTTGCCTCTGGTCTGACCATGGATGAGATACCCTACTGGAAAGAGGGGACACTGGAAAAATACACGCCCTCGGGAGATTATGTTGTGGTCAAGTTCCCCCGCTGGGCCTTCGAGAAGTTCCGGGGCTCAAAGGACGTACTCGGCACCCAGATGAAGGCAGTGGGCGAGGCGATGAGCATCGGCAAGAGCTACAAGGAAGCCTTCCAGAAGGCCATACGCTCTTTGGAGAACAGCAGGTACGGCCTGGGCTTTGCCAGGGATTACAACAGCAGATCTCCGGAAGAGCTTATGATGCTTCTTAAGGAGACTTCAAGCGAGCGGCAGTTCATTCTCTATGAAGCGATCCGAAAGGGTGCCGACATCCAAAAGCTCTATCAGTTGACCCATATCAAGCCCTGGTTCCTCCAGCAGATGAAGGAATTGGTCCAGCTGGAAGAAGAGATATTGGCCTACAAGGGTAAACCACTGGTCGATCTCCCAGATGAGCTTCTCAGTCAGGCCAAAAAAGATGGCTTTGCAGACCGATACCTCTCGAAGCTTCTGGCCGTCCCAGAGGCTGAGATCCGGGCGCGGCGCAAGTCCCTGGGAATTGTTCAGGGCTGGGAGCCGGTACCTGTAAGCGGGGTGGAGAATGCCTTCTACTATTACTCTACATACAATGCTCCCGATAGGACCCCGAGCAGCAGCAGGCGCAAGGTCATGGTCTTGGGTGGAGGGCCCAACCGCATCGGCCAGGGCATTGAGTTCGACTACTGCTGCGTTCATGCCGCTTTTGCCCTGAGGGATATGGGCATTGAGACCATCATGGTCAACTGCAATCCAGAGACGGTCTCCACCGATTATGACACTTCGGATAAGCTGTACTTCGAGCCCTTGACGGTCGAGGATGTGCTCAGCATCTATGAGAAGGAGAAGCCTGAGGGGGTCATCGTCCAGTTCGGCGGCCAGACGCCTCTCAATATCTCCCGGGAGCTGGAGGATGCAGGGGTGAAGATCCTGGGGACATCTGTGGATGCCATAGACCTGGCCGAGGACAGAGATCGATTCAGGATGATGATGGAGGAGCTGGACATACCCATGCCGGAATCGGGAATGGCAAGCAACCTCGACCAGGCGCTGGAGGTTGCCAAGAGGATCGGCTATCCCCTCATGGTGCGGCCTTCATACGTCCTGGGGGGACGGGGGATGGAGGTGATATACGACGAGGAGATGCTGGAGCGGTACGTTGCCGCGGCAGTGGACGTCACCCCAGAGAGGCCCATTCTCATCGACCGATTCCTCGAGAATGCTCTGGAGACGGAGGCAGATGCCCTCTCCGACGGCAAAGAGGCCTTTGTGCCCGCAGTGATGGAGCATATCGAGCAGGCGGGCATTCATTCCGGCGATTCGGCTTGCGTAATTCCGCCAGTGAGCATCTCCGGCGAGCATCTGCAGACCATTGAGGAGTACACCCGCAAGATAGCTCAGAAGCTGCATGTGGTGGGCTTGATGAATATGCAGTATGCCATCAGCCACGATGTGGTCTATGTGCTGGAGGCCAATCCCCGTGCTTCCCGGACGGTGCCGCTGGTATCCAAAGTGTGCAATGTATCGATGGCCAGGATAGCCACCCAGATGATGATGAACAAAAGAATGGACGAGCTGGGGCTGAAGAAGAGAAATATCCCTCATTATGGTGTCAAAGAGTCTGTCTTCCCCTTCAATATGTTCCCTGAGGTCGACCCCCTCTTGGGCCCGGAGATGAGATCCACTGGAGAGGTCCTGGGGCTTGCCGACTCATTCGGCATGGCCTTCTATAAAGCGGAGGAGGCTGCCAAGCCCTCGCTTCCCCAGGAGGGGACGGTCATGATCACCGTGGCCGCCAAGGACAGATCTATGGAGCTGGTGGAGGTTGCGCGGGAGTTTCAGAAGCTCGGCTTTAGAATTATGGCCACCAGCGGGACCAGAGCGGTCCTGAAAGAGAATGGCATCCCGTCGGAGATGATCAAGAAGATCTATGAGGGCCGGCCCAATATCGATGATGCCATCAAAAACAAGGAGATTCAGCTGGTGATAAACACCCCCATCGGCAAGGCCAGCCAGTATGATGATTCTTATATCCGAAAGGCAGCAATCAAATACAAGGTGCCCTATATTACCACCATTGCTGCTGCTTCGGCGGCGGCAAAGGGGATTAGTGCCTCAAGAGCAGGCCATTCAGCAGCGAAATCGCTGCAGGAGTACCACAGTGATATAAAGTAG
- a CDS encoding GmrSD restriction endonuclease domain-containing protein gives MKATEAKLLDFLKKSPQFVIPIYQRTYSWTERECLQLWDDILRTGSNDAIAAHFIGSIVYIQKGLYQISGMSPLLVIDGQQRLTTLMLIIEALARNLGETEPVDGFSAKKLRNYYLLNPLEDGERAFKLLLGQTDKQSLLALLQQKPLPTEPSLRIQDNFAFFEEHVRALGLDLAPLCNGLAKLVVVDIALSRDKDNPQLIFESMNSTGRELSQADLIRNFILMGLEPADQTRLYLDHWRPMEVAFGQEAYGIQFDSFMRHYLTFKTGEIPKVKAVYEAFKDHARDPKVQSAGVDSLVNDIHTFADYFCAMALGKEKDKHLAIAFQDLRELKVDVAYPFLLELYQDYANGILPKSDFIQAVRLVEAYVFRRVVCAIPTNSLNKTFATFGRALKKDHYLESIQAHLLNLPSYRRLPGDEEFKRELMVRDLYNFRSRSYWLRRLENHGRNERVPVDEYTIEHIMPQNENLPVKWRESLGPDCQRVWETWLHTLGNLTLTGYNSRYSDHPFIEKRDMEGGFKESPLHLNKELGTLDGWNETKIKQRAERLAFLACDVWRAPNISSEVLASYRPSVPKPEVYTIDDHIHLAENSPVRPLFDAFRKEVLALDPCVTEEFLKLYVAYKAETNFVDVVPQAKRLRLSLNLQFHELSDPKGLAKDVTNIGRWGNGDVEVGLVKLEELPYVMGLVRQAFEKQIGNGFEQ, from the coding sequence ATGAAAGCTACCGAAGCCAAGCTACTAGATTTTCTCAAGAAGTCACCGCAGTTTGTCATCCCGATATACCAGCGCACTTACAGCTGGACAGAGCGCGAGTGCCTCCAGCTCTGGGACGATATTCTGCGCACTGGCAGCAACGATGCCATTGCAGCGCACTTCATCGGCTCCATAGTCTATATCCAGAAAGGTCTCTACCAGATCTCCGGTATGTCGCCATTGCTAGTTATCGACGGTCAGCAACGCTTGACAACCTTGATGCTGATCATCGAGGCGTTGGCTCGAAATCTTGGTGAAACCGAGCCTGTGGACGGCTTCTCTGCTAAGAAGCTGCGTAACTATTACCTCCTTAATCCTCTAGAAGATGGGGAGCGTGCTTTCAAATTGCTGCTTGGGCAGACAGACAAGCAGAGTCTGCTCGCCCTTCTGCAGCAGAAACCTCTGCCGACAGAACCTTCTTTGCGCATCCAAGACAACTTTGCTTTCTTCGAGGAACACGTGCGTGCATTGGGCTTAGACCTTGCACCCCTGTGTAATGGACTTGCCAAGCTTGTCGTTGTGGACATTGCACTTAGCCGTGATAAGGACAACCCGCAGCTCATCTTCGAGAGCATGAACTCCACCGGTCGCGAACTGAGCCAGGCAGACCTCATTCGCAACTTCATCCTGATGGGTCTGGAGCCTGCTGACCAGACCCGGCTCTACCTGGACCACTGGAGGCCAATGGAAGTCGCCTTCGGACAGGAGGCCTATGGCATCCAATTTGATAGCTTCATGCGTCACTATTTGACATTCAAGACTGGCGAGATCCCTAAAGTTAAGGCCGTTTATGAGGCCTTCAAGGACCACGCTCGCGACCCAAAAGTGCAGTCCGCTGGCGTGGATTCACTGGTCAACGATATCCATACCTTCGCGGACTACTTTTGTGCTATGGCGCTCGGCAAAGAAAAGGACAAGCATCTAGCTATTGCCTTCCAAGATTTGCGTGAGCTTAAGGTGGATGTCGCTTATCCCTTCCTGCTAGAACTCTACCAAGACTATGCCAATGGCATTTTGCCCAAGTCAGATTTCATTCAGGCGGTGCGTCTTGTTGAGGCATATGTTTTCCGCCGCGTTGTGTGTGCCATCCCCACCAACTCTCTCAACAAGACGTTTGCCACATTTGGTCGAGCATTGAAGAAGGACCATTACCTAGAGAGCATCCAGGCGCATCTATTGAACTTGCCGTCCTATCGACGCCTCCCAGGTGATGAGGAGTTCAAGCGCGAACTAATGGTGCGGGATCTCTATAACTTCCGCAGCCGATCTTACTGGCTGCGACGCCTGGAGAACCACGGACGAAATGAGCGCGTGCCAGTCGATGAATATACTATTGAGCACATCATGCCGCAGAATGAGAATCTCCCTGTCAAATGGCGAGAGTCCCTCGGTCCGGATTGTCAGCGGGTCTGGGAAACATGGCTGCACACTTTAGGCAACCTTACACTGACCGGATATAACTCCCGGTATAGCGACCACCCTTTTATTGAGAAGCGCGACATGGAGGGCGGTTTCAAAGAAAGCCCATTGCATCTTAATAAGGAGTTGGGTACGCTTGATGGCTGGAACGAGACAAAGATCAAACAGCGGGCGGAACGCTTAGCATTTCTGGCATGCGATGTATGGAGAGCACCAAATATATCTTCTGAGGTTTTGGCGAGCTATCGTCCGAGTGTCCCGAAGCCAGAAGTCTATACTATCGATGACCACATCCATCTCGCTGAGAACAGCCCTGTCCGGCCACTCTTCGATGCGTTCCGCAAGGAAGTGCTCGCGCTTGATCCATGCGTGACTGAGGAGTTTCTCAAATTGTATGTGGCCTACAAGGCCGAGACGAACTTTGTGGATGTAGTGCCTCAGGCAAAACGGCTTCGACTTTCATTGAACCTTCAATTTCATGAATTAAGCGATCCGAAAGGGCTAGCTAAAGATGTAACAAACATCGGACGGTGGGGAAATGGTGATGTGGAAGTCGGCCTCGTTAAGCTAGAGGAGTTGCCATACGTAATGGGCTTAGTACGCCAAGCCTTTGAGAAGCAGATAGGAAATGGATTCGAGCAATAA
- a CDS encoding type I restriction endonuclease subunit R produces the protein MSTYTEDTLVQQTTADYLEQQLGWESVYAYNSEDFGPKSLLGRASDREVVLTRILRQKLAELNPGLPGAAYDDAVRQITATIASQTLASTNREKYGQIREGVQVAFRNDEGELVKERMQLFDFNEPGNNHFLAVRELWIRGDLYRRRADIVGFVNGLPLLFIECKNIHKNLKAAFEKNFSDYLDTIPHIFHHNAIVMFGNGQQAKIGTITSKWEHFHEWKRLAEEEPGAVDMETLLKGICDKGNFLDLLENFILFDESRGEPKKILAKNHQFLGVNRAIEAVCKRKELHGKLGVFWHTQGAGKSYSMVMFTRKVHRKLGGNFTFLVLTDRDDLDTQIYKTFAGCGVVDNDQVQCRASSGSHLSRLLAEHKAFIFSLIQKFNQKIDPGEGYTQRDDIIVITDEAHRTQYGTLAENMRNALPHASFIGFTGTPLFKEDQITRKVFGDYVSTYDFQRAVEDKATVPLYYDARGEKLGVAIGDLNERVAEKLEEFEIDDINVEQRLEKELKREYHIITAEKRLDQVARDFVQHYSTAWENGKSMMVCIDKITCVRMYNLINSHWEERIAELEAGLSSTSDDQEEIYLKRQIEWMRETRAAVVVSEEQGEVDKFRKSGLDITPHRRLIKEGIDLSESMRSKPQFHNMQRISLDDAFKTDEHPFRIAIVCAMWLTGFDVPSLSTLYLDKPLKAHTLMQAIARANRVNEGKNNGLIVDYCGILKHLRRALATFAGPRPDDGEPGGEIDPARPEEELLSDLAEAISFVRAFLDERNAPLDDIIHKTGFERNAAIAACKEAANENDETRKRFEIMCREVFKKFRACITLQDINAYRDDRDAVNIVYKSLQQDREKADITDIMRQLQHLVDEAIDVQSDTATKPGEPYDISKIDFVRLKQEFERYKNTVVQNLRQAVEIRLQRLLQQNPLRTDFQQHYEKIVAEYNREKDRATIEQTFEALLKLVQGLDEEESRAVREGLDEESLAIFDLLKKPDLKGVDIKRIKKVAAELLKTLKEEKLRVDQWRDKEATRDAVRVTIHNFLWNEDIGLPVGLYSEADVAQRAEDVFRHIFWAYPTLPSPYYSASVA, from the coding sequence ATGAGCACCTACACCGAAGACACCCTCGTCCAGCAGACCACCGCCGATTACCTGGAGCAGCAGCTCGGCTGGGAATCGGTCTATGCTTATAACAGCGAGGATTTCGGGCCAAAAAGCCTTCTGGGCCGGGCTTCCGATCGGGAGGTGGTGCTGACCCGAATCCTGCGCCAGAAGCTGGCAGAGCTGAACCCCGGCCTGCCCGGCGCAGCATATGACGACGCTGTGCGCCAGATCACCGCCACCATCGCCTCCCAGACTCTCGCATCCACTAACCGGGAGAAGTACGGCCAGATAAGAGAGGGCGTGCAGGTAGCATTCCGCAACGATGAAGGCGAGCTGGTGAAAGAGCGGATGCAGCTCTTCGATTTCAACGAGCCGGGCAACAACCATTTTTTAGCTGTACGAGAGCTATGGATACGTGGCGACCTCTACCGTCGCCGGGCGGATATCGTCGGCTTCGTAAACGGCCTGCCGCTCTTGTTCATCGAGTGCAAGAACATCCACAAGAACCTCAAAGCCGCCTTCGAGAAAAACTTCTCCGACTACCTGGACACCATCCCTCACATCTTCCATCATAACGCCATTGTGATGTTCGGCAACGGCCAGCAGGCAAAGATCGGCACCATCACCAGCAAATGGGAGCACTTCCACGAGTGGAAACGCCTGGCTGAAGAGGAGCCGGGAGCTGTGGACATGGAAACTTTGCTCAAAGGCATCTGCGACAAAGGCAACTTCCTGGATCTACTGGAAAACTTCATACTCTTTGACGAGTCCAGGGGCGAACCTAAGAAGATCCTGGCCAAAAATCACCAGTTCCTCGGAGTCAACCGGGCCATTGAAGCGGTCTGTAAGCGCAAAGAGCTGCATGGAAAGCTGGGGGTCTTCTGGCACACCCAGGGCGCAGGAAAGAGCTATTCCATGGTGATGTTCACCCGCAAGGTCCATCGCAAACTCGGCGGCAACTTCACCTTTCTGGTGCTCACCGATCGAGACGACCTGGATACTCAGATCTACAAGACCTTCGCCGGCTGCGGCGTGGTTGACAACGATCAGGTTCAATGCCGCGCTTCCAGCGGCAGCCACCTGAGCCGACTGCTGGCCGAGCACAAGGCCTTCATCTTCTCACTGATACAGAAATTTAATCAAAAAATTGACCCCGGCGAGGGATATACCCAAAGAGACGACATCATCGTAATCACCGATGAGGCGCACCGAACTCAGTATGGCACCCTGGCCGAAAATATGCGCAACGCTCTGCCCCATGCCAGCTTCATCGGTTTCACAGGCACCCCGCTCTTCAAAGAAGATCAGATCACCCGAAAGGTATTCGGCGATTATGTTTCTACCTATGACTTCCAGCGGGCAGTGGAGGACAAGGCCACCGTTCCACTATACTACGATGCCCGCGGCGAGAAGCTGGGCGTGGCCATCGGCGACCTCAACGAGCGCGTCGCAGAAAAACTAGAGGAGTTTGAGATAGACGATATCAACGTCGAGCAGCGTCTGGAAAAGGAGCTCAAGCGTGAATATCATATTATCACCGCGGAGAAGCGGCTGGATCAGGTAGCTCGGGACTTCGTGCAGCACTATTCCACTGCCTGGGAAAATGGGAAGTCGATGATGGTCTGCATCGACAAGATAACCTGTGTGCGGATGTATAACCTGATCAACAGTCACTGGGAAGAACGGATAGCTGAGCTGGAGGCAGGACTCTCTTCTACCTCAGATGATCAGGAGGAGATCTATCTTAAGCGTCAGATAGAATGGATGCGCGAGACTCGGGCGGCTGTAGTGGTTAGCGAAGAGCAGGGTGAGGTCGATAAGTTCCGCAAGAGCGGCCTGGACATAACTCCCCATCGCAGACTCATCAAGGAAGGCATCGACCTGTCTGAGTCAATGCGCAGCAAGCCCCAGTTCCATAACATGCAGCGGATTAGTCTTGACGACGCCTTCAAAACCGATGAACATCCGTTTCGCATCGCCATAGTCTGCGCCATGTGGCTGACAGGATTTGATGTGCCGAGCCTCTCTACTCTCTACCTGGACAAGCCTCTGAAGGCCCATACTTTGATGCAGGCCATAGCTCGCGCCAACCGCGTGAACGAGGGCAAGAACAACGGCTTGATCGTCGACTACTGCGGCATCCTAAAGCACTTGCGTCGAGCGCTGGCAACCTTTGCAGGTCCCCGCCCAGATGATGGTGAACCGGGCGGTGAGATCGATCCGGCCAGGCCAGAGGAGGAGCTACTGTCCGATCTGGCCGAGGCGATCAGCTTTGTGCGGGCCTTCCTCGATGAGCGGAATGCTCCTCTGGATGACATAATCCATAAGACAGGCTTTGAGCGCAATGCCGCTATTGCGGCCTGCAAAGAGGCGGCCAACGAAAATGATGAGACGCGCAAGCGCTTTGAAATCATGTGCCGGGAGGTCTTCAAAAAATTCAGAGCTTGCATCACCCTTCAGGACATAAACGCCTATCGTGATGATCGGGATGCGGTCAACATCGTTTACAAGAGCCTCCAGCAGGATCGAGAAAAGGCTGACATCACAGACATCATGAGGCAACTCCAACATCTAGTGGATGAAGCAATCGATGTCCAATCTGACACAGCGACAAAGCCTGGGGAGCCGTACGATATCAGTAAAATCGACTTTGTCCGGCTCAAACAAGAGTTCGAGAGATACAAGAACACAGTGGTTCAGAACTTGCGTCAGGCAGTGGAGATCCGATTGCAGAGACTGCTACAACAGAATCCCTTGCGCACAGACTTCCAGCAACACTACGAGAAGATCGTTGCCGAGTATAACCGCGAGAAGGACCGGGCAACAATTGAACAGACCTTCGAGGCATTGCTCAAGCTCGTCCAAGGACTCGACGAAGAAGAAAGCCGAGCAGTACGAGAGGGGCTCGATGAAGAATCTTTGGCCATCTTCGACCTGCTGAAAAAGCCAGATCTTAAGGGCGTTGATATCAAGCGCATCAAAAAAGTTGCAGCTGAATTGTTGAAAACGCTTAAGGAGGAAAAGCTCCGAGTTGACCAATGGCGCGATAAGGAAGCGACCCGTGATGCTGTGCGAGTGACTATTCATAACTTTTTATGGAATGAAGATATAGGCCTTCCCGTTGGCCTGTATTCAGAAGCTGATGTGGCACAAAGGGCTGAAGATGTATTCAGACACATCTTTTGGGCTTATCCCACATTGCCATCTCCTTACTATAGTGCATCGGTGGCATAG
- a CDS encoding ATP-binding protein, whose product MSDLDERLRRLAQKGILRPELRVGVVSFVKSYVAHINLRDAGNPSGTHFEGGRYGKGEVGEFILVEGQRSILLGRIMEVRLPDGERQIIGQDYAGSNELDAIGHIQLLGSISMVDFHFTAGVDTYPRLGDRVYAAPHQLIALIPYLMIRTGDGDTPVQLELGAVGDANESKVSITPEKLFGRHCAILGATGGGKSWTTARIIEECIKHKGKIILLDATGEYGEFSGDEVMHCYLGMPVYKPETSIACSLPPTSFQESDFMALFLPSGKVQGPKLREAIRSLRLAMLCPELAEGGLIFKANKSKIDINQRLSEEAIGERVDNPNQGFDVTLLARQIEQECVYPTEFGKNSQKWGNYDSSSYSYCLSLIIRINAVISSAAYECVFGRSTDKAITDAISEFLREDQRLLCICLSGIQHEFNAREIIANTIGRYLLYLARKGDFKANPAVVVVDEAHHFLGRQIGSEDMFSRLDAFELIAKEGRKFGLCICLATQRPRDITEGVLSQMGTLVVHRLTNDRDREIVERACGEIDLSASSFLPNLQPGEAAIIGIDFPFPLAIRINKPSYRPRSDGPNYQKHWKAE is encoded by the coding sequence ATGAGTGATTTAGATGAACGCCTCCGAAGACTTGCTCAAAAAGGCATCCTACGCCCGGAGCTGCGCGTGGGTGTAGTGTCATTTGTCAAGTCCTATGTCGCTCATATAAATCTTCGTGATGCTGGAAACCCAAGCGGGACACATTTCGAGGGTGGGCGCTACGGGAAAGGTGAAGTAGGTGAGTTTATTTTAGTTGAGGGACAGCGAAGCATTCTCTTGGGAAGGATTATGGAAGTGCGGCTGCCTGACGGGGAACGCCAAATCATTGGTCAGGACTATGCTGGATCTAATGAGTTGGATGCAATCGGCCATATTCAACTGCTAGGATCTATTTCAATGGTAGATTTTCACTTTACTGCAGGTGTCGATACTTATCCGCGTCTTGGGGACCGAGTTTATGCAGCCCCACATCAACTTATTGCCTTGATCCCCTATTTAATGATAAGAACGGGGGATGGCGATACTCCTGTTCAGCTGGAGTTGGGCGCTGTGGGAGATGCGAATGAAAGCAAAGTCAGCATCACGCCGGAAAAGCTATTTGGTCGTCATTGTGCCATCCTCGGCGCCACAGGTGGCGGTAAGAGTTGGACAACGGCACGCATAATTGAAGAATGCATCAAACACAAGGGTAAGATCATCCTCTTGGATGCAACTGGGGAATATGGAGAGTTTAGTGGTGATGAAGTAATGCATTGCTATTTGGGAATGCCTGTGTATAAGCCAGAGACTTCTATTGCCTGTTCTTTACCACCAACCAGCTTTCAGGAATCCGATTTTATGGCATTATTCCTGCCTTCCGGCAAAGTCCAGGGTCCAAAATTGAGGGAAGCAATCCGGAGTCTTCGCCTGGCAATGCTATGTCCTGAATTAGCGGAAGGGGGGCTAATTTTTAAGGCTAATAAATCCAAGATCGATATCAACCAAAGGCTATCTGAAGAAGCTATTGGCGAGAGAGTAGACAATCCAAACCAGGGGTTTGATGTGACTCTTCTTGCAAGGCAAATCGAGCAAGAATGTGTCTATCCAACCGAGTTTGGAAAAAATTCGCAGAAATGGGGAAATTATGACAGTAGTAGTTATTCATATTGTCTTTCGCTAATAATCCGAATAAATGCCGTGATTTCATCGGCTGCCTATGAATGCGTATTTGGAAGAAGTACTGATAAGGCAATCACGGATGCAATCTCCGAATTTCTTAGAGAAGACCAAAGACTCCTTTGTATTTGTTTGAGCGGGATTCAGCACGAATTCAATGCAAGAGAGATCATTGCAAATACGATCGGCCGTTATCTCTTATACCTTGCGCGAAAAGGTGACTTCAAAGCAAATCCTGCGGTGGTTGTCGTGGATGAAGCTCATCATTTTCTTGGTCGTCAGATCGGATCTGAAGATATGTTCTCGCGATTGGATGCCTTTGAGCTGATCGCCAAGGAAGGGCGAAAATTCGGTTTGTGTATTTGCCTGGCTACACAACGACCTCGTGATATTACGGAAGGCGTCCTAAGTCAAATGGGAACTTTGGTCGTCCACCGACTTACAAATGATAGAGATCGAGAAATAGTAGAGAGGGCATGTGGAGAAATTGATCTCTCAGCATCCTCATTTTTGCCGAATCTCCAGCCTGGTGAAGCAGCTATCATTGGTATTGATTTCCCCTTTCCGCTTGCAATCCGGATAAACAAGCCATCTTATCGGCCACGGTCCGACGGACCAAATTATCAGAAGCACTGGAAGGCAGAATGA